One genomic window of Halorhabdus sp. CBA1104 includes the following:
- the spt4 gene encoding transcription elongation factor subunit Spt4, which produces MMADRYVCRECHRVQDQPEVEICQACGSSSLTEDWAGYVVIAHPADSEIAAEMDVSEAGKYALKVR; this is translated from the coding sequence CTGATGGCTGACCGGTACGTCTGTCGGGAGTGTCACCGCGTCCAAGACCAGCCGGAAGTCGAGATCTGCCAGGCTTGTGGATCGAGCTCCCTCACCGAAGACTGGGCAGGGTACGTCGTGATCGCCCACCCAGCAGACAGCGAGATCGCTGCGGAAATGGACGTTAGCGAAGCCGGCAAGTACGCGCTGAAGGTCAGATAG
- a CDS encoding amidohydrolase family protein has translation MLELEHEFRVVDVHARLEPGADSRSGEAAGSPERLEREMHQAGIVRSLVFPDTQTDDYLKANNAIARMSVGRPFVAVARINGPRDPGEGPGSRLRNLTASREDEHTSPADIEQYAYDDRFVGFKLHPEADGLPDEAVFEALEDAGLPLIVHGGESFPPMSVEETILSYDIPTIVAHFGGYPLRRDRMDEAIALLDRNDQCYLDTSFVRFREPIERALREHPDRIMFGSGAPCAHPTVAIMEILTLDVPEDAMVKVLSKNPSRVVDALAP, from the coding sequence ATGCTGGAGCTGGAACACGAGTTCCGGGTGGTCGACGTCCACGCCAGACTCGAGCCTGGGGCCGACAGCCGATCAGGTGAGGCCGCCGGCAGTCCGGAACGCCTAGAACGGGAGATGCATCAGGCGGGAATCGTTCGCTCGCTGGTGTTCCCGGACACCCAGACAGACGACTACTTGAAAGCCAACAACGCGATCGCCAGAATGAGTGTCGGGCGCCCGTTCGTGGCCGTCGCCCGCATCAACGGGCCGCGGGACCCAGGGGAGGGGCCAGGATCGCGCCTACGAAATCTCACTGCGAGCCGCGAAGACGAGCACACGTCACCCGCGGATATCGAACAGTACGCCTACGACGACCGGTTCGTCGGATTCAAGCTCCATCCCGAGGCAGACGGACTCCCCGACGAGGCCGTCTTCGAAGCGCTCGAAGACGCGGGCCTCCCGCTGATCGTCCACGGCGGCGAGTCGTTTCCCCCGATGTCGGTCGAAGAGACAATCCTCTCGTACGATATTCCGACGATCGTCGCCCACTTCGGCGGGTACCCGCTCCGACGGGACCGCATGGACGAAGCCATCGCGCTGCTCGATCGCAACGACCAGTGCTATCTGGACACGAGCTTCGTCCGGTTCCGAGAGCCGATCGAACGCGCGCTTCGGGAACACCCGGACCGGATCATGTTCGGGAGTGGGGCACCGTGTGCACATCCAACCGTGGCGATCATGGAGATACTAACGCTCGACGTGCCCGAGGACGCGATGGTGAAAGTACTCTCGAAAAATCCGAGTCGCGTCGTCGACGCCCTGGCGCCGTAG
- a CDS encoding GTP-dependent dephospho-CoA kinase family protein has product MVLELPDGLRAELKDPLGPIFEEPAALLSVAGESVIAVGDMVTYHLVEAGRPPDVAFVDERTERSAIDNGVRKTVVGNGEAWFDRRFEVANPSATLTVSLLEALLAALDGGPPTIVTVYGEEDLATLPAIVAAPDGASVVYGQPGAGMVHVEVDTTVKEHCRSLLERMNGDPPRALSMLAD; this is encoded by the coding sequence ATCGTCCTCGAGTTACCAGATGGGTTGCGAGCCGAACTCAAGGATCCGCTGGGGCCGATCTTCGAGGAGCCAGCGGCCCTGCTTTCGGTTGCCGGCGAGTCGGTGATCGCCGTCGGCGACATGGTAACCTATCATCTCGTCGAAGCTGGCCGTCCGCCAGACGTGGCATTCGTCGACGAGCGGACCGAGCGATCGGCGATCGATAACGGTGTCAGAAAGACGGTCGTCGGCAACGGAGAAGCGTGGTTCGATCGTCGCTTCGAAGTCGCCAATCCCTCGGCGACGCTGACGGTGTCCCTGCTCGAGGCACTCCTCGCGGCGCTCGATGGTGGGCCGCCGACGATTGTTACCGTCTACGGCGAGGAAGATCTGGCAACCCTCCCAGCGATTGTAGCCGCACCGGATGGAGCGAGCGTCGTCTATGGTCAACCGGGCGCAGGGATGGTACACGTCGAGGTCGACACGACGGTCAAAGAGCACTGTCGGTCGCTGCTCGAACGGATGAATGGCGATCCGCCGCGGGCACTGTCGATGCTCGCCGATTGA
- a CDS encoding DNA-directed RNA polymerase: MYKRVRLRDTVEVPPEHLADVTPELVKKLLQDKLEGRMDEDVGSVVSVTEVHDVGEGAVVPNEPGVYYEAEFDALTFDPQMQEVVDGEIVEVVSFGAFVGIGPVDGLLHVSQISDEYLAYDEENQTLASRDSNRSMTVGDSVRARIVTKSIDERNPRDSKIGLTAKQVGLGKHGWLDEERKEREKTAGEN, encoded by the coding sequence ATGTACAAACGGGTTCGTCTCCGCGATACGGTCGAGGTACCGCCCGAGCATCTGGCGGACGTGACGCCGGAGCTGGTGAAGAAACTACTGCAAGACAAACTGGAGGGTCGCATGGATGAGGACGTCGGCAGCGTCGTCAGTGTGACCGAGGTCCACGACGTCGGTGAAGGGGCGGTCGTCCCCAACGAGCCCGGCGTCTACTACGAAGCCGAGTTCGACGCACTCACGTTCGATCCCCAGATGCAGGAAGTCGTCGACGGCGAGATCGTCGAAGTCGTCAGCTTCGGTGCGTTCGTCGGGATCGGACCGGTGGATGGGCTTCTCCACGTCTCCCAGATCTCCGATGAGTATCTGGCATACGACGAGGAGAACCAGACGCTTGCCTCCCGGGACTCAAACCGGTCGATGACGGTCGGTGACAGCGTTCGTGCACGCATCGTCACCAAGTCTATCGACGAGCGCAATCCCCGTGATTCGAAGATCGGTCTCACCGCAAAGCAGGTGGGGCTGGGCAAGCACGGCTGGCTCGACGAGGAGCGCAAGGAACGTGAGAAGACTGCGGGTGAGAACTGA